A stretch of bacterium DNA encodes these proteins:
- the lepA gene encoding elongation factor 4, which produces MSSHIRNFSIIAHIDHGKSTLADRMLELTGTIEKRQMKAQVLDRMDLERERGITIKMQPVRMNWKVDGSEYVLNLIDTPGHVDFAYEVSRALSAVEGVVLLVDATQGIEAQTLSVLSTARELNRVIIPVVNKIDAPHARVDDVKSEIALLLNCDESEILATSGKTGLGVKELLDAVVKRVPPPQATGDKMQALIYDFSYSDHRGVIIYCRLFGGSVAKGDSLKLAAANATFTALEVGILSPDEEPRASLSEGEIGYIVTGIKKPGIASVGDTLVAARMSAESLGGYRQPAPVIWASVYPESQDDLVQLRQALERLRLSDSSLSYEEESSGVMGKGFRCGFLGMLHLEIIVERLKREFSLPLVVTMPTTVYEITTNTGVEEIYNPARFPDDGTLKSVREPWAAISLITPSEYIGGITQILFDHEAVVGETETLADGKIKLSAEMPLRELMRGFFDRLKSVSSGFASLSYELLGLRTADVVRLDVLVADELVPAFARIVSKRRVRTEAESLVEKLEKLLPKQLFELKIQAKSDGHIVASRRKSAMRKDVTGYLYGGDITRKMKLLEKQKKGKKRMLARGKVDIPHDVFLKVVKGGEE; this is translated from the coding sequence ATGTCTTCACATATCAGAAACTTTTCGATCATAGCGCACATCGACCACGGGAAATCGACCCTGGCCGACCGCATGCTCGAGCTCACGGGCACCATCGAGAAGCGCCAGATGAAGGCGCAGGTCCTTGATCGTATGGATCTTGAGCGCGAGCGCGGTATCACCATCAAGATGCAGCCGGTCCGCATGAACTGGAAGGTGGACGGCTCCGAGTACGTACTCAATCTCATCGATACGCCGGGTCACGTCGACTTCGCCTACGAAGTCTCGCGTGCGCTCTCCGCAGTCGAGGGCGTCGTGCTTCTCGTCGATGCGACGCAGGGCATCGAAGCGCAGACGCTCTCCGTCCTTTCGACGGCCCGAGAGCTCAATCGTGTGATCATCCCCGTAGTGAACAAGATCGATGCGCCGCATGCGCGCGTCGATGATGTGAAGAGCGAGATCGCTCTGCTTCTGAATTGCGATGAGAGCGAGATCCTGGCGACATCAGGAAAGACGGGTCTCGGCGTCAAAGAGCTGCTTGATGCCGTGGTGAAGCGTGTACCGCCACCACAGGCGACAGGAGACAAGATGCAGGCGCTCATCTATGATTTCTCGTACTCCGATCATCGCGGCGTCATCATCTATTGCCGCCTTTTCGGCGGAAGCGTCGCGAAGGGGGACTCTTTGAAACTCGCTGCGGCGAACGCGACATTCACGGCGCTTGAAGTCGGCATCCTCTCTCCGGACGAAGAACCGCGGGCGAGCCTCAGTGAAGGAGAGATCGGATACATCGTCACCGGTATCAAGAAGCCGGGTATCGCGAGTGTCGGCGATACGTTGGTCGCCGCACGTATGTCGGCGGAATCACTCGGCGGGTACCGCCAGCCGGCGCCGGTCATCTGGGCATCGGTGTATCCGGAATCCCAAGATGATCTCGTGCAGTTGCGCCAAGCATTGGAACGATTGCGACTTTCGGATTCGTCGCTCTCCTACGAAGAAGAATCAAGCGGCGTCATGGGCAAGGGATTCCGCTGCGGATTCCTCGGCATGCTCCACTTGGAAATCATCGTCGAGCGCTTGAAGCGCGAATTCAGTCTCCCGCTCGTCGTCACGATGCCGACGACGGTCTACGAGATCACCACGAACACCGGCGTGGAAGAGATCTATAATCCCGCGCGTTTCCCGGACGATGGAACGCTCAAATCGGTGCGTGAGCCATGGGCGGCTATCTCGCTCATCACGCCGTCTGAATATATCGGGGGCATCACCCAGATCCTTTTCGATCACGAAGCCGTAGTGGGTGAGACCGAGACCTTGGCCGACGGCAAGATCAAGCTCTCCGCTGAGATGCCGCTTCGTGAGTTGATGCGCGGATTCTTCGACCGCCTGAAGAGCGTCTCTTCCGGTTTTGCGTCGCTTTCATACGAACTGTTGGGTCTGCGCACCGCCGATGTCGTCCGTCTCGATGTGCTGGTTGCGGACGAATTGGTTCCCGCCTTTGCACGAATCGTCTCGAAGCGTCGTGTGCGTACCGAAGCGGAGTCGCTCGTCGAGAAGCTCGAGAAGCTGCTCCCGAAGCAGTTGTTCGAGCTCAAGATCCAAGCGAAATCCGATGGCCATATCGTCGCTTCGCGCCGCAAGAGTGCGATGCGCAAGGATGTCACCGGCTACCTCTACGGGGGAGATATCACCCGCAAGATGAAGCTTCTCGAGAAGCAGAAGAAGGGTAAGAAGCGCATGCTCGCGCGCGGCAAGGTGGACATCCCGCACGATGTTTTCCTGAAAGTCGTGAAAGGTGGTGAAGAGTAA
- a CDS encoding ribonucleotide-diphosphate reductase subunit beta, translated as MLVGKASPDDMNLHPIRYQWAYDLYQQAVRNTWFPHEIALKEDLDDWSKMTDDERHAVKFLMAFFNPAELIVNRSIALGVYPYLKSPECHLYLAKQMWEEANHCVAFEYVLQTFPFNRDEVFAIHTQTPSMLAKEAYINKYMKRMMEDTLDVDTPEGKKDFIRNLVATNIVMEGIWFYSGFMVALSFRQRNQLRNLGSMINWVIRDESLHLKFGINLIHNILEENADLVSADFAAEIAGIIVEGVNLETNYNKDLFPRGILGLNADYVNQYVQYVADRRLEELGLTKHYNVTNPAKWMATSTDVFELVNFFEAQNTNYEVDSGSHAKHK; from the coding sequence ATGTTAGTTGGAAAAGCGTCTCCGGACGACATGAATCTGCACCCCATACGCTATCAGTGGGCGTATGATCTCTATCAGCAAGCGGTCCGCAACACCTGGTTCCCGCATGAGATCGCTCTTAAGGAGGATCTCGACGACTGGTCGAAGATGACCGACGACGAGCGCCACGCGGTGAAGTTCCTCATGGCGTTCTTCAACCCGGCGGAACTCATCGTGAACCGTTCGATCGCGCTCGGCGTGTATCCGTACCTCAAATCACCGGAATGCCATCTCTATCTCGCGAAGCAGATGTGGGAGGAGGCGAACCACTGTGTCGCGTTCGAGTATGTGCTCCAGACCTTCCCGTTCAATCGTGATGAGGTCTTTGCGATCCATACGCAGACGCCCTCGATGCTCGCCAAGGAGGCGTACATCAACAAGTACATGAAGCGCATGATGGAGGACACGCTCGACGTGGATACTCCGGAAGGGAAGAAGGACTTTATCCGCAACCTCGTCGCGACGAACATCGTGATGGAAGGCATCTGGTTCTACTCAGGCTTCATGGTCGCGCTCTCGTTCCGTCAGCGCAATCAGCTCCGCAATCTTGGCTCGATGATCAACTGGGTCATTCGCGATGAATCGCTCCACTTGAAATTCGGTATCAACCTCATCCACAATATCTTGGAAGAGAATGCTGATCTCGTGAGCGCGGATTTCGCGGCGGAGATCGCCGGTATCATCGTGGAAGGCGTGAATCTTGAGACCAACTACAACAAGGATCTCTTCCCGCGCGGCATCCTCGGTCTCAACGCCGACTACGTGAACCAGTACGTGCAGTACGTCGCTGACCGCCGCTTGGAAGAGCTGGGCCTCACGAAGCACTACAACGTCACCAATCCGGCGAAGTGGATGGCAACTTCCACCGACGTCTTCGAGCTCGTGAACTTCTTCGAGGCACAGAATACGAACTACGAGGTGGATTCGGGGTCGCACGCAAAACACAAGTAG
- a CDS encoding tetratricopeptide repeat protein — protein sequence MPQSSISAHAEHSHVTHSTRFGDTFARWVLIVLFAVLPVAIIPAAWTAVSQGKVLIAGIFLILALVAWAVTRLIEGSIRPPRSMLLYVTLLLPLAYVISTVAAGWTNSSLVGQGVEQDTLVAVMVWYAVFALTAFVFSDNRPAIKTAVRSLFVGLSVLAVLETLYVFFPAMFSLGGALQGATANPLGSWHDLNILMGLALFFSVALFRSGIFSGFWRALPIILGIFSTFLLVVIHFSDVFWGVTALAVVAAIAVFRSAYQAESVSLKNAALRTLPWIAVGIVMALLGLFGVQLAEKFPTRIQRTEIEVRPSWQGTFDVAKQSLGAPSSLLFGSGPNSFIREWGMHKPTSVNLTPFWNSDFNYGIGVIPTSIFAVGLFGLLAWASILLVLLGLLFRFIREIRPLTAGRTLFGALLVAVVYLVAFHMIYTPGVALTGITFMLLGLLAVAAAGDAAPRVAHVTIGNLRGLVALALLVVVSGASIASAAVAGKEVLSNMLVNKGAYTYSTSNDATAAGASIEKALKLSPKNDRAHRAAAELGIVQLAALVQGGKTDEATKAALQSTLQNTIQHGLTAVEIDGANYQNWLSLAQIYSNLAGANVEGALTNAKDAYVKAFESQPTNPVPKLRIAQIAIAQNDIPTARTNLQEAIALKPDFAAAYFLLSQVEAAAGQGDPAVTAAAQAVQLVPEDPVGWFNLGYILYSGKSYQNAAQALEKAATLTPDYANALFILGLTYNAMGRTEDAVLILTRVAQLNPNETWLPQLVANVQAKKDPFAGIQQAQQ from the coding sequence ATGCCTCAGTCCAGTATTTCCGCACATGCGGAGCACTCTCACGTGACGCACTCTACTCGTTTCGGCGATACGTTCGCGCGGTGGGTTCTTATCGTTTTATTCGCCGTACTTCCGGTCGCCATCATTCCGGCGGCATGGACCGCAGTCTCACAGGGAAAGGTGCTCATCGCCGGGATCTTTCTCATCCTTGCGCTTGTCGCATGGGCCGTCACGCGACTCATTGAAGGAAGCATCCGCCCTCCGCGCTCGATGCTCCTGTATGTGACGCTCCTTCTGCCGCTCGCGTATGTCATATCGACCGTGGCAGCAGGTTGGACGAACAGCTCATTGGTAGGGCAGGGTGTCGAACAGGACACGCTGGTCGCGGTGATGGTCTGGTACGCGGTTTTCGCGCTTACCGCTTTCGTATTCAGTGACAATCGTCCGGCGATCAAGACGGCGGTGCGCTCGCTTTTCGTGGGTCTCTCGGTTCTTGCGGTTCTTGAGACGCTCTACGTCTTCTTCCCGGCCATGTTCTCGTTGGGCGGTGCACTCCAAGGTGCGACAGCGAATCCGCTCGGCTCCTGGCATGATCTGAACATCCTCATGGGTCTTGCGCTCTTCTTCTCGGTTGCGCTCTTCCGTTCCGGTATCTTCAGCGGTTTCTGGCGCGCTCTTCCGATCATCCTGGGCATCTTCTCCACGTTCCTGCTCGTCGTCATCCATTTCAGCGACGTCTTCTGGGGCGTGACCGCACTTGCGGTCGTCGCGGCGATTGCCGTCTTCCGTTCGGCGTACCAGGCAGAGAGTGTGAGTCTGAAGAATGCAGCGCTGAGGACCTTGCCGTGGATCGCGGTAGGTATCGTGATGGCGCTGCTCGGCCTTTTCGGTGTCCAGCTTGCAGAGAAATTCCCGACGCGTATCCAGCGCACCGAGATCGAGGTACGTCCGTCATGGCAGGGAACCTTCGATGTCGCCAAGCAATCGCTCGGCGCACCATCCTCACTTCTTTTCGGATCGGGACCGAACTCGTTCATCCGCGAGTGGGGGATGCATAAGCCGACGAGCGTGAATCTCACGCCGTTCTGGAACTCTGACTTCAATTACGGTATCGGCGTCATCCCGACATCGATCTTCGCGGTCGGCCTCTTCGGTCTTCTTGCGTGGGCTTCGATACTGCTCGTTCTCCTCGGCCTTCTCTTCCGGTTCATCCGCGAGATCCGCCCGCTGACGGCAGGCAGGACGCTCTTCGGCGCACTCTTGGTGGCCGTCGTCTATCTGGTGGCTTTCCACATGATCTACACACCGGGTGTCGCGCTCACCGGAATCACCTTCATGCTGCTCGGTCTTCTGGCGGTGGCGGCTGCGGGGGACGCAGCGCCTCGTGTAGCGCACGTCACGATTGGTAATCTCCGTGGACTCGTAGCGCTCGCGCTCCTGGTTGTCGTCTCCGGTGCTTCGATTGCGTCGGCGGCAGTGGCAGGGAAAGAAGTGCTCTCGAACATGCTGGTGAACAAGGGTGCGTACACCTACAGCACCTCGAACGATGCGACCGCGGCGGGTGCTTCCATCGAGAAGGCGCTCAAGCTCTCTCCGAAGAACGATCGCGCGCATCGTGCCGCGGCTGAGCTCGGTATCGTGCAGCTCGCCGCACTCGTCCAAGGAGGGAAGACCGATGAGGCGACGAAGGCGGCGCTTCAGTCGACCCTCCAGAACACGATCCAGCACGGTCTGACCGCCGTCGAGATCGACGGAGCGAACTACCAGAACTGGCTTTCGCTCGCACAGATATACTCGAATCTCGCGGGGGCGAACGTCGAAGGGGCGCTCACGAATGCGAAAGACGCATACGTGAAGGCGTTCGAATCACAGCCGACGAATCCGGTACCGAAACTCCGCATCGCGCAGATCGCGATCGCGCAGAACGATATCCCGACGGCGCGCACGAATCTCCAGGAAGCCATCGCGCTGAAGCCTGACTTCGCCGCGGCATACTTCCTGCTCTCACAGGTGGAGGCAGCAGCGGGACAGGGTGATCCAGCGGTTACTGCAGCGGCTCAGGCGGTACAGTTGGTTCCTGAAGATCCGGTGGGCTGGTTCAACCTTGGCTATATCCTCTATTCGGGTAAGTCATATCAGAACGCTGCCCAAGCGCTTGAGAAAGCGGCAACGCTCACGCCTGATTATGCGAACGCGCTCTTCATCCTTGGACTCACCTACAATGCGATGGGTCGAACCGAAGATGCGGTCCTCATCCTCACTCGTGTCGCACAGCTTAATCCGAATGAGACCTGGCTTCCGCAGCTTGTTGCGAACGTGCAGGCGAAGAAAGATCCGTTTGCAGGCATACAGCAGGCTCAGCAATAG